In the genome of Myripristis murdjan chromosome 21, fMyrMur1.1, whole genome shotgun sequence, the window CCGGTCAAACACAgctctcttcaaaataaaatcgtAGAAACTCATCATGGTCATAGAACCACTGTAGCAGGGATGCATCTGCTACGACCCATAACGATTATATAGTTCAGTGACtggattaaaataaagaaatatatatttgtgcCAGGCCTGGTTGTCTATCTGAGCTATTAATTATATTTGTCTTATATATGCTTTTAACCTTGAAACTAATTTACATCTCAGAAGACCTATTTTTCTGCAGCAAAGTGTCTACTTTAAACTTTAAGGCCGCTATTTTCTGACGGTAGGAGGCTTCCTGGGtaatgtatttaatttattcttcaaaaaaaaaaaaaaaatcagacatttttAAGAAGGCGCTACTTTGTCTatcttttaaatttgtgtgtttaAGTGAGACATTTatatgctttattttgaaacttgacCACCGGAAGTTGATGCTGTCTTGAACTACTTGATGTGAAGTCCTGAGTGATGGAGTTCATCTCATAAAGACGTGGCATGACTCCCTGCCAATCTTTCCTTgttcatatttatatattttagcTGCAGACAACACCATGGCACACGAACCGATGGTGAAACGAACAAAGCCCGAGGTGAGGAAAtggattttaatattttgtgtatgtatCCACAAAATTATTCAGTtttgtgattgattgattgatatctTGATTGATTGcctgattttaaaaatactgcAATTAAATCTTGTTTGCTATGACTATCAGTGCATCATCATTTCATCTCAAACCTTGAGCTCCCGGTATTTCAGGAacgaaaacactgaaaaagttCACCACCAGATGACGCCACTCATCACACTGATAACAAGGAAGCGACTGCATTTTACACCGTTTAtgggggattaaaaaaaaaaaaaaaaaaaaatgaaaaagcacatttctttttatcatACTGGGTATATccaatgtgtatgtgtatgtgcgtgtgcgtgcatgtgcatgcgaggtttcctgttttgctgttggCACCAATTATCTTTGGCCTCAGGGTGGTTGGCACACAGTGCAGCACGCCTAATAATCCAAACTGCCTCCTTCAACTCATGgatttagtattttatttaacaCAAATGTTGCTGTTCTTCACAGTAACAAGCTACTTcccttgtttgtttacatatttatttattcatttattttacaatgtttcgatttaaaaaaaaaaaaaattaagaaagcaaaacTATGTCTTTATTAAAGTGTTTCACATTTAAACAGTCATTgctgcaataaaacaaaattattgcATTGCTAATATTTGCAACCAGTTTTGTCACTGGTAACATTCTCATTATAAACAGAGTGTTAAAAGTAACATTAGTTTTGTAAAATATCTCCCAAACATTGTCTTCATTCTCATGTCCCTTGCATTTTCTTGTTGACATACATACAAGATTGTGTGAGTCCATGTCATATGCAGTTTGCAGCCGGTGAtagtttgtgtatatgtgtgtaggACTTCATGAGAGTTACACTGCCATGGTGTGAGACTCCTAAAGGTAGCACACACTCCTCCGTCAGCGCTCCATTGGTGGTGTCCCAGCACATCACAGTGGATATGACTTGGTTCTTGTCATCACGGCCCCCGGTGATGAAGAGTTTGTTGTTGCAAGCAGCGATGGCGCAGCTTGCCCTCTCGCCCAGTCGGGTCACGAGGGACCAGGAGTCTGAGAGAGGGGAGTAGCAGTACATGGCGTGCATGGCACCACCTGAGAGCAGACAGGATAGTGACATAaagtgtcattaaaaaaaaaaaaaaaaagttgcatttccATTACTAAAATTCCTCAGCCAGTATTTCAAAAgctctgtttttgaaaacagcTATTACATCAAGTGTAGTTACAACATTTGTATTATCCTCTTGCATTAAAACCTCATTGCCCTGACCTCATGGAAAACTGCATACTTCAACTTTCTCCTCCTCAACCTTGCCAGTTCCATGTGTGGCTTTGctattacaaatgcatgcattctGCACAGCCGAGCTTTGCCCAATCTCCCaaaattttattgtaaattctaGTCCcaatcccaaggtttccaaagatgccaatattcattcattttccattctCACTTAGTCCTATTCATGGTTGCAGTGGGCTGGATCCTCTCCCAGCACGCATATAACAAATGTATCATGCTGAAATGCAGGATTTACATATTTTCTATTGCATGTAATGGTTAGGGGAAACAATGGTATGCtagatttgaatatttcactctatgtttaagtgtgatgtagcttcagtgaagcattgCAACCAGCGGACACAGAAAATCTGTTAATGTGCCATGGGAATTTTTTGGAAACTTTAAAGCTACGTAACAGTTACGTCATTGTGAGCTACCTGACGTAGTTAAAAATTCCAACTCTTAAAACGGCTTATGTTAAACAAAAGTCCCTTTCTCTCTGGAAACTGTTTTAGCTTACACTTTTGAATCATCCCTCCCCGTGTTTATTTGCTGCCTAAAATACTATGTGTCAACAGGAAATTAAATTAAGGAAGTGGGGTGCTTTCATAATGCCAGGGAGTTCAAGTAATAGTGTCTAATAGTAGTCTCACGGTCTAATAATGACTTAGAAGAAAGTGTTGTATTTCCAGCAATCACTTGTGAGTGTATCAGTTTTCTCACATGGTGAGAAATTTGAAATTGAATTCTTCTACACTGTtaattgcacacacacgcacacacacaatatacacaTCAACACATGCAGTCACTCCCATAACTGTTTTTTAGGGCCACTCACCAACTACATAGATGCAGTCCTTGAATGTGACTGCGTTAGTGCATTTTGCTTCAATGGGGATGGGCGCCCGCAGCTCCCAGTTCTCTGTTCCTGGCTCCCAGCACTGAACCCTGTCAGTGGCCAGCTTCCCGTTGGGCCCGCCCCCAATCACATAGATCCACCTATCATAGCTTGCAGCAGCAAAAGAGCTCACACCTAGCAAAAGGGGTGAGACCTGGAAGAGGCACATAGACAGGATTTATGAGTTAACACATGGTGAATTAAAAAGCCGTGCACTTTGTGGACGTGTAATGTTATGTACTGTTAGTATTTAGTTGTTTACCTGTGTCCAGCGATTGTGAAAGGGATCATAAGCCTCAACGCTACTGAGTCTCTGAATCCCATCAAATCCTCCAAGTGCATAGACCTTCCCCCTGTGAACTGCCATCTTGTGTCTCCAGCGTCCAGTTAACAGGGGCTCCATCTGGATCCATCTGTCCAGAGCGCCATTATACTTCCAGACCTCATGTTTTGTCTCTTTACCGCCTGCAACAACAGGAGCATTCAGGATAACTGTAACAAACCACAGGCTCTAGCTTTCATCTCAAACTTAAAATGCTTTAgtaaatcattaataacatttaGCAGTGGCAGGGTGATGATTTATGTTCTCTTTCACCTAAAAAATTTCAGCGAAGTGGCACATGACCCCAATAGTGAATGAGCATGACTGCATGTCTGGGTCATACACTGAGCCATCATTGTAGTAAAAGGGGGAATAAAGATGTAAAAACTCTAAAGTTTAGAGTTTTTACATGGTTTAGGGCCTAAACTATAATGACACCTCCAAATCCACCTCTGTTGGTGTAGGATTGTTTTACAACAGAGACAAAGGCTGATGTAGTTCCTGAGCCGAGGAGCGCTTAAAACCACAACATGTTGACACCTcttcctgttgtttctgttgagCGGCACGTTATGGGCTGACTGACAGAAAGTTCGGTGTGACTGAAAGCACACTGGAACATATAAAAACAAGCTTCACAATAACCAATGTACATGCATGAAAACCTGCTTCTACTGTAATTTATCTGACACATtagcattttgtgttgaattttaaattttatttgtccTGGCAGGAATCAGTCACCCATATTCAACAATGCTTTGCATCTGTCAgaatatgaaaaacatattGATGTGGTATTTCTTACCAGATATGTACACTTCATTGCGAAAGGTGATGCAAGCAAACTCCACCCATTTCTTGTTTTGGGACTCCTCTTCCATCTCTGTGATTGGTAACTTGGCGACCTCCAGCCGGCTGCGTCTAAGAGGGTCCAGACAAGTGACAGTGGAAATGAAGCGTTCGTCTTTAGTGCAGCCACCGATGATCATGAACACCTCTGATAAGAAGTGCCGCACACGGGGCTTGGTTCGCTCAGACACCACCTGTAAGTACATGACACAGTGCAGGGAAGCTTGTTACCAAATCATATGCTCTAAAACAATAACAATCTACCATCTGAAAAAGGGAATATCCAGTCTCGGGAAGTGTCTTCCAGCAcaatactaaaataaattatattttcatattaCTTTTAAGAGGATAACTTTGCCGTTGGTAAACAAAATGATACACTATTACACTTAAAATCACAGTGAAAAAGGAATTTGAGAGCATCTTCCATACATTCACCCATTTTTCATACTTGTTTGTTCCTAATTTAGGGTCAGAGGGCCTatcccaacatgcactgggtGGAATGTAGGGAAACACGCTGGACAGGTAAGGActaatgcacacataaacaggGAGGACATGCAAACTTCACACAGAAAGACCAAGGCTGAAATTTAAACCCAGGAtcttcttgctgtgaggtgaTGTTTTTAAGCAGCAAAGATCCACCGTGCatcttaatttcttaatttctgttAAAACAGGGCATTGGATGGGATATAATGTAGGTAGGGATCGTTCAAACATGTGAACAAATGGGACTGCAATTAGGGAATACCAGCCAGTTTAATGTGATGGGAGAAACAGAGGGGCATAGTGGCAGTAAAAATAATTagatatgaaaacagaagaaaataaaaactttgttcttcttttttttttttttttttttttttttttttttttttttttagccatttgcTATTAAACAGGTGTATATTATGATGTGGAAAATGAGCTGAGCTGaagttctttttttaattcattgtgactttaaatgaTCACTCACTGGGGCCTctatatttgaacaattttgtAGATCATGATCTTTTCACCCAAATAgttaaaaagtatttaaaagaggaaaaaaactcatattACTGGAGAAAACCCTCATTGTCTCCCCCGTATACTGACCTCCCTGCCAGACAGGTGATAGATGCGTGCCTCCTGCAACAGAGGAAATGCCCCACTGCAGTGGCGAATCAGCTCATCTGATTCCACTTTTTCCACAAAGTATGCTGGCTCCAGCAGCGGCAGTCGCACATAAGACAGCAGCCTGGCCAGCAACGGACACCGTTCATCCTCCTGGCCTCTCACCCAGCACATCAGTGCTTCAAAAACACACTCCTCACAAGTCACGTTGAGGTCATCCCTCTGCAGGACAGACTCCAGAGCCTCCGCTGGCATTTCTAGGAAGTCCTCCTGCTGGATGACCTGGGAGAACTCAGAGATGATGTAGTCCTGAGCCCTGATCCTCAGAGCCGGTAGAGCGTGACTGTCAGCCAGGCGTAAGACCCCAACGCAGCTCTCCGGGTGGAGAGACTTGCTCAGAAAGCCAGCACATGCATCCACCACACGCAAGAactagaggaggagggggaaagtAGCATGAGGGTATGAGCAAATCCAGTGAATATCCCCTAACTTACccagtttccctcatttctaAATACCACAGATGCCAAACCAAGCCAGAtgccaaaatgtttatttgctttaaaCAGTGCATTTAAATCTTTAATCAATGAAAAGTAAACTTTGAAGCACTGTCTTATGATTGTGTAAACTGGCTCCCGCTGCCTATATTCTGCTATATGATAAACCACAATCATGTGGCACCTACAGGGGCAAAAACAACTTTTATTGAATGTGCACTATGAAAAATTGCTGTGGTTTGACTGAGGTGAGGATCCTTTAGACTCAGCttacaaaaatgtggaataagcacttATCAGTGAGTGGCCtgaagattgaaaaaaaaaaaaaaagcatgcaaactACAGTATGCACGTATACCAGTCATTTGTCAGGTGCTGGTTGAGTCAAAGGGGTCCTCGCCTCAGTCGACCCTcgtcagttttgcatagtgcaaaTTTAGCTATAAAAATACTATTTGATCTATGAACTGTGTCCTACGGGAAGGGGTATGAGCACATCCAATTTCAGCGAAAAACTGAGTAAGCACACTGAcgcatgcacataaacacacataaacacacacatatacatgcacacacacacctgggcagCCCCCCACCCAGCTGGGTGGCCCAGCTGCGTTGTTATATTGAGCCTGAATGGAAAATTGATCCTGAATGTAAACAACTGGGCAACTTTCACTTCCCTGTCTGAGCTCTTACATCAACTCAGATTTCACCCACTCAGATGCTTCTTACGTGCAGGAAAAACTATCTTAGATGAGAGAAACATAACAAACTGAATGTCACACGGTCCCTGATTGGTTCAAAAATAGCGCCTGACAGGTGTGTCATGTAGTCAAGCCCTGTATCATGGGGGTCTGTAGGCTATGTTCATGCTGTTGATGCATCAGTTGTTCCATCTCACCTCAGGGGAAAATTCAGTGACATTCAATGACAATGCTGTACTATGTTACCTAAAACAACAAAGCATCTCTGTCGGGTGAAAACTTcttaatttcagttttgaaattCGTTGTTGTTTAGATACGGGGCTGACAGCATGATAGCAGCAAAaatgaaagttgttttttttatcatttacagTAAAAGACATGTTACTTCTTGTAAGTTGGAATACCAAAAAGTGGTTCCAATGACAAATATAAGCCAAAATGAACAGTTAGTAATTATTTAgagacttttttatttttagagtgTCTCAATTCTTAATGCTCTCCTAAGCATTAATTCTTAGTACTTGATCATTTgagtgtgtttattattgataaTGTGTTCAAGTATGACTGGGAATTCTATGTGTGGATTACAGCAAATACTGATTGCAGTTTTCACAGAGTGTTCAAGTCAGTTATCTTCATTATAATTTCCTTTGACATTTAATGTTTCACAGCATGCCGTTTCCAgctttttaaattgtattttaccTGGAACTGACTGGCGGCCTCTAGTATTTTCTGAACGTTGCCGTGTGTGATGATGGCTTGGCTTGTGTAGGTGTAGTCCAGGAGAAAACGCATCGTCTCACAGTCCAGCCCCTTTATCTCCACTCGTTCCTCATGACTCTCCCTCAGACCACTGCAGAACATCGCTCTGCAGAAAGACACCCAATCACAAAAAAACTCAAGTAAGAGCAATCACATCGCCGGACAGGTTTATGTGACTGATGGGTTTGATTGATTATTTGTACCTGAAGTAGTGACTGGCAGCAGCAAGTACAGCTCTGTGGCAAGAGAAGTCCTGTCCCTCAACGCTCAGAGTCACGTCGGTCAGCTCTCCACTCACACGCAACGTCTCCATGCCTCTCTGGAGCTCCCCAGGCAGGCCTCCATCTTCCCAGCATAACTCACTTGAACCTCCCACActgtccttctcctcctctgcattGGAGTTATCGCCAGCCAGGGGCAAGGGACAGTCTGTAGTCCTCTCCAGCGAGTCACTCATCTTCACTGCAACACCATGTGAAACTCACTCTAAGGCAACGAACAAACACCTACACAGTATTCAGCTACTTCAGGTGCACCAGCACTacgaaaaagatgaaaaataccCCCCATGTGGTGTGCGCTCGTACAGTTCTGTGGGTTCGAGCTCTCAgagtgtcttttcctgttttcttcacACTTCCTATTCCTGTTCTTATTGGTTTGTGATTGGTGGATGTACATTCTGTGGAAGATATGTAGCAATGGTTGTTTTCTAGATACTTCCTCTTCTGAAGTCACGCCAGGCTGCAGCCTGAGCTGTGTCAATATCCTCTGATTTTATATCctctaatttaaaaaagaaatctgaatCACAAATGCTGGGCCGTTTCTTACAGACCTGACCGAATAGTCATCACCCTAATATTTCTTAGCTGTTTAGAGAAGTGTCAGTTTTAGGTATAATATACTGAAATATATTCTTTCACTCACTTTCCTATCACTGTCAACTGACTCTCACTTCCTGTGGTAAATCCCATCCACCTGACACCTATGTGGGCTAAAACAAATCATACAAAGcataaaaatactgttttatctAGCTATGTCCTACACTGATTCCTTTGTCTTTACTCTGATGTTGACAGCTTtgctttgttgttatttttttttcatcagataAATATAATTTCCCAGTAtcttttccataaaaaaaaaaaaaaaaaaaaaaaaaattctagttTTTATAAGGAATGGCAGTGTGTTATGTTTTCTCACATACTTACAAGTATAGTTCATAATTAAAACTGACATGCTCTCACCACCAAGTGGCACTATTGCTTCCTTTATGATAGgctgtctttttgtctgttcTCCACAGTAAGGACAAGCCAGAGCTTGCACATTATCCATACCTCTTCATTCCCCCCAGAACATAAATGTCACCCATTTCTCACCCTGTTGATGATTGGTAGCCTGTGATATGATGTCATATCACAAATGATCATCATTAACCTAGACATGTGTTGTTGGCCCTGGCTCTCCTTAAACCTGATGTGGAAAAGGGGGTATTGATGCTGTGTTCTTTTGAAATAGAAACCTGTGCAAGTTTAAAGAAAAGCAGATTTTTAAGATAATATATTCCACTTGAATACAACAAAGCCATGTGATAAGAGATCATTATCTCACCCACAATCTATATTTGTTCTCTGGATTATAATGTACCAttcacacatatttgcacacatgcaaactttTCACACCTTTGAGCAAGTGACAATGACTGGCACGTTTCAGTTGCCTCTACCATGCAAAAGTATTGACTATGCAGTTGTCAGGAAACCTTTCAGACTTCCGCCTATATGCACAGGAAGCCTAAACCACATTATAACACTGCACAGTGCACAAAAGGCAGACAgatttcacacactcacacacacactcacacacagagatagatAGCCAGATGGACCTGAGCATAGCACCAAGTGTTATAGTATGAGTGCTGTGTATTAGTTTAACAGGTTCAGGatgaggtgtttcctgcaatcCCTTTGGAGGGCCAGTGTGCTGTTCTGTCTGGGTCTACTTGTGATTCACTGTGGTAAGATTACCAGTTTGGCACATCACACGAAATTCCAGCATTTGCATTCAATTGTGCGAAGTGGTGATGCTGAGTCATACTGTGATGCAGCGGTCCTGAAAGTGTAATATATATagttgtcatatttttttttaatagattgtTAAAGTCAGTTATTGGAagataatgaagaaaaaagatcaagaagcttgttttttttcttctgttgagCATGTCTTAGGTGGAGCGTACAGTAATTATTTCTGCATCTGTCACTTCACTATTGTTCTATTTTCTTCATGAGAATAGTCACGGTTGTTTGTCTTGACTACACAGATCTGATAGATCTCAAGGGAGGCTTACTATACTTTTAAAACAGCATTGTTATCAAACTGCATTTTACAACAATGCTATGATGAAACATTGTGACACACTGTATCTCGGTTGCGACTTAACTATAGGATTTACTTCCCTTTTTATCTTATAACATCTTGGACGCATTGCATATCATCTTGACACAAGCAAAGTCTGACATTGGCAAATGATTTCtgtcaaacagaaacaaagctaCAAGTTCttattcttttcattcattacagcccaaaaaaaaaaaaaaagcatcacacCATCAGTTCGCAGAGGTTTAAAGAGTAATGGATAAGTCTGTTAGAGAGTTTTGTGTGCATAAAACAACAGTGCACAAAGGAGGGCTGACTCTAGTGTAACACTTGTTTCAAACATGACTGACATGATTGACTTGACACTGGATTAACTCATTTTTCAACATCTGGATTCTGTCTGTACACAGGAGAGGCCAGAGTGCTGACTGAAGTGCCGCCTGGCCCTCTGTATCGTGTGGTAGACTCCGAACTGTCCATCTCCTGCAATGTGAGTGGCTTCCGCAACAACAATACTAAGAAAGAATTTGAATTCCGTATGTACAGGCCCGCCAATCCCAATTCTGAGATcaacatcatcagcagcagagagaaagacttCAGCTATGCCATCTTTGACCAGCGCGTGAGAAATAAGGAAGTCACTCTGGAGTATGTGTCGCCAAACTCAGTCTTCTTTAAGATAAAACATCTACAGAAGGGTGACGAGGGGGAATATGAGTGCTTTGCAATTAATATAGAAAGTGGTTATGATGGAATCTACGCTGCAAAGATCACAGTTAAAggtaatcatgttttttttttaatactcagTCCCCATTCTTTACTAGTTCTAACTAAGCTTAGATATTTATCacaatcatttcatcattacaACTCTAAACCAAGCTGATCAAAGTCTGTATGTCAGCATTGTGAAACAtgagtaaacagtaaacagtctGGTTGTTAAAGATAAgttttctgtaattttaatGTCTTGATGTCTTTCTCTGATGTGGTGCTACAGTGATCGACAACTCCTTAATCGTTTCATCACCCATGCCTCCCTCTGTGAGCCATAATGAAGGCGACACCCTGACTCTTACATGCCAAGCCTCCAGCAACACTGTTCAGCACACCCATCTGTCTGTTACCTGGTACCTCCATAAAGATGGGGAGGACCTGGCGCACCCCATCATCTCTCTGGATAGGGATTTCACGCTGAGTCCAGGGCAGGGGTTTGAGGGGCGCTACCAGTCTGGACTTATTCAATTAGACAAGGTGGGCGAGGCCACGTACAGGCTAACGATGGCTCAGCTGGAGCCATCAGACCAGGGCAAGATCCACTGCCAGGCTGAGGAATGGATCCAAGATCCTGACCGCTCCTGGTACTCCATCGCACAAAAGGATGCGGAGGCAACCACGCTGACTGTCAAAGCCAAAGGTTAGAGGCATCTCATCATTTGGTTGCTTTTACATTTCATGTCTAgtacacatttttgtgtgtgatatAAGTTGCTACTTGAGCAGACTTAGAACACTTCCCTTCAAAGGGATGTGGCTGCCTGACAGGATGTATGTGGCTGTGGCTCTTAACCCGTGAAGTCTGACTGTGGTATTGTATGGTACACTTgtagacagaggacagagaaaagCTCATATAGCTCAGAGaataaattgatttttattttcctcaagAGACGTAATAACAACAGCAATCAGCCAGAAATCTCCCCACTTATCTGGTATCATACTTTGCATAACAGTCCAGTTGTAAGAGGTTTCTGCAGTTTTTAATCTCCACCCTGCTGGGCCCATTGAACGGGACCATAACATTACAAGCAAATGCTGCACAGCCACGTTTTCTtgaaacccacagaactttccTTTGAAATTCTAGTCAACATCCCAAtatttccaaagataccaaatatatcctgctgagttccagggaaatgtgtttaaaatgatgcataagacatctaaatgtttttcatttgtggTAATGGTGCAGCCTTAACAAAATGCCagcttgggtttgaatatttcactcaagcATGCTATAGCTCCAATGAAGCGTATGAGTGAGTAAACACCGAATATGTGTGTGACTTTATCATAcagcatggatttttttttctaacttggAAGACACTGTCCAGGAAATTTAAGGGGAGGTGAAGATTCAAGAGGTGAAAAGTCCATACAGACTGAGAGCAGACCAGATCTCTCTTCTGTCCACCTGTCTTCCAGGGCCATTACAGTCCTTCTcagatgtactttattttttatgcattgcTACATTTCCCATCTCActgtacttattttttttttttttatcttgggTAGAAGTGGTGTCAGACAAGAGCTCTCTGGTGGTAACCATATCAGCACAGCAGACGGGGCTGCAGGAGGGGCAGGAGTTGTCTTTGTCCTGCAGTGTGGACGCTCAGGACATCGCAGAACGGTTCTTCTCTGTAGCCTGGCTCCGGGAAGGTGTGGAGCTGGCACGCATCGGCCCCACAGGGGTTCTGTCTGTGGGGCCACTGTACAGTGGccgagaaaaaaaaggtgagctGAGGGCAAGCCGGATCAGAAACCAAGATCACCAGCTCATTTTGCAGCCTGTCGGGACCAGTGACCAGGGAGAATACATGTGCAGAGCATGGCCTGAGGACAGAGATGCAGATGGGAGGTTCACACAGGGAGCAGCCAAGGACTCCAATTCTCTTTCAGTCACTATCTCAGCCGCAGGTCAGTCAGAACAAAGCCACATAAATAACACATATTAGCACACTGCAacacaaatcatttagtctcatgttgaGTCTGAAAAAGTCTTTCTCTtaaaacgataaaaaaaaaaaaaatctgcctgtgggatgagataatcctgcttGTTTTCAACCCTAAATATAGTTGTTGCCAGAATATTATTGAATCAAGTGAAACTTTCTGAAACCAGTAGgatgatctgctttattctgccttgtttcaacatccCAGAAAACACCCCAGAACAAATGATCGCATCataatggcagattttttcacatgtttcaagaaaaacaggatttttaaaCTGAACATGTGGCTAAATGACAAATCAAGTGCACAGTCACCCCTTCTGTCTGCTGCATGATGATTCACCCCATCTTTTCTCTGGTCACAGAAAGTGGGCTCTCAGTTGAAATGGAGAAGAAGAACGTGAGAGTTAATGAAGGTGACAGGCTGCAGCTCACCTGTAAGGTGCGTGGGGTCAAGAGTCAGCTCTCCGTCACGTGGCAACACAAATCCACACCAGCGGGCATCAGCAATGTCATCGCTCTCACTCAGGAGGGGGTTATGGTTGTTGGACCAAATTTTGCAGAGCGCAAAGTTGTTGCAATGCGTCCAGCAACTGACACCTTCACCCTGGAGCTGAATGAGCTCACACCGTCTGACTCTGGTTCCTACCAGTGCACGGTGACTGAGGGGACCACAagcaacagccaatcagattctgGCAACGTGTCAGTCACTGCTGTTGGTAAGGCCTGCTACCACCATGGTACATGTGCGTTTTGTCATCATGGTGGTGTCTATatgtctgcctgtttgtgtcTAGAGCCATTTTTCTGAAAAGAAGAACACCAGATTAATACACAGCAGAGTCTGCATACTTACACTTTGCTGCATACTTTTTGCATATTAAAAGGAAAAGGGTGATTTCCTTGAACCCCCTATACAGTATCTACTAACCATAACAGATATGCTGACATAGAAAAATTTGCTAATTAATGCACTCATGAGCTTAATTCATAAACTCAAGACTGTACTGGTAGAGTTAACTCACAAGATAGCTCCAGTATCTtgtgtagtaaaaaaaaaaaaaaaaaaaaaaagggaaattaaatTGGAAACTGTGCAAAGCAGTGCAAAATCTGTGACCATGTGAGTATGACTGACACTCTTTGGACATGTCATGAAGCCACAgtttttttaaagtaacagaGCCAGACAACTTCCCCTTTCTTCTTACTCACCACTACCTTTGTTCTAATTGTCTTACAGAGTCCCTTTTAAAGGTGCGTCTAACAAATCGCAACCCTGTAGTGACTGTGGGAGATGAGGTGGAGCTGGTGTGTCGGCTCAACGGGCCACGCCTGCCAGTGACGCTGAGGTGGAGTGTTAAGCGTGGTGACTCGTCTCCAGATACCATCTTGACACTGGCTCCTAATGGTGACATCGACTGGTCAGGGGACCAGAGCCGCTACCAGCTGAAGTCGGAGAACTTTGGAGATGAAGTCCAACAGACTCTG includes:
- the LOC115379733 gene encoding immunoglobulin superfamily member 3-like isoform X2, encoding MRCFLQSLWRASVLFCLGLLVIHCGEARVLTEVPPGPLYRVVDSELSISCNVSGFRNNNTKKEFEFRMYRPANPNSEINIISSREKDFSYAIFDQRVRNKEVTLEYVSPNSVFFKIKHLQKGDEGEYECFAINIESGYDGIYAAKITVKVIDNSLIVSSPMPPSVSHNEGDTLTLTCQASSNTVQHTHLSVTWYLHKDGEDLAHPIISLDRDFTLSPGQGFEGRYQSGLIQLDKVGEATYRLTMAQLEPSDQGKIHCQAEEWIQDPDRSWYSIAQKDAEATTLTVKAKEVVSDKSSLVVTISAQQTGLQEGQELSLSCSVDAQDIAERFFSVAWLREGVELARIGPTGVLSVGPLYSGREKKGELRASRIRNQDHQLILQPVGTSDQGEYMCRAWPEDRDADGRFTQGAAKDSNSLSVTISAAESGLSVEMEKKNVRVNEGDRLQLTCKVRGVKSQLSVTWQHKSTPAGISNVIALTQEGVMVVGPNFAERKVVAMRPATDTFTLELNELTPSDSGSYQCTVTEGTTSNSQSDSGNVSVTAVESLLKVRLTNRNPVVTVGDEVELVCRLNGPRLPVTLRWSVKRGDSSPDTILTLAPNGDIDWSGDQSRYQLKSENFGDEVQQTLLITGASHREAALYRCEVSVFLENRHKRIPPSNLLALMVKNPVSKLALASTPTVKGDINTDIEITCSVTKPTSTTSRFAVTWLVQQQAKTMTILTSDRDGVVTFGPQVESSQGQRISMMRSEGPSFDLTIRQARIGDSGLYFCRVVEWLQDPRGQWYELPPVNKTTELNLTEPLNDLSMDKTEQEVTAKEGAEVDLMCSLTSGAFSPSFLYTLTWLYTASDRSVMKVPLVKLDHTGLLKYPTNKQLLGLQRRIRLSRPTPSSFHLGIQPAHEGDSGTYQCQVEQYQLDPQGHWQQKASDDSGPITLSVNTTVSHLSVEKEDMNLNVTGSQDFSIPCHITAQPSQSSAIQVTWFWQKETDTEQLPIFTVYRNSTLEDRSGRGNRLRFDHPVPNHFNLTVLKSIPGDSGLYFCEAEEWLLSLSQGWRKVAVDKSGNLSVSVHTEGDHDAVSSPGCSSSIALGVPIAVIVCLVIAVIFLGLKICRGQTSGAKKPNDSLWAEKHPLEPKPSPE